A genomic region of Alnus glutinosa chromosome 11, dhAlnGlut1.1, whole genome shotgun sequence contains the following coding sequences:
- the LOC133881876 gene encoding endochitinase-like, with protein sequence MKVYTLVLFFAFLLGASAEQCGSQAGGALCANGLCCSKFGWCGSTADYCGTDCQSQCNSGGSPAPPNPTPSPTPSGGDVGSVISAALFDQLLKYRNDGRCKSNGFYTYNAFIAAAQSFGGFGTSGDDNTRKREIAAFLAQTSHETTGGWASAQDGPYAWGYCFITENEKADKCKPSNEWPCAAGKQYYGRGPLQLTWNYNYGQAGKAIEADLLNNPDLVATDATISFKTAIWFWMTPQANKPSSHDVIIGKWTPSAADTSAGRVPGYGVITNIINGGEECGKGPVDKAADRIGFYKRYCDILGVSYGDNLDCNNQKPFA encoded by the exons ATGAAGGTCTATACTTTGGTtctcttctttgctttcttGCTTGGAGCCTCAGCAGAACAATGTGGAAGTCAGGCCGGCGGAGCTTTATGTGCGAATGGGCTATGTTGTAGCAAATTTGGGTGGTGTGGCAGCACAGCTGACTACTGTGGGACTGATTGCCAGAGCCAATGTAACTCTGGCGGAAGTCCTGCACCCCCCAACCCGACCCCATCCCCCACTCCGAGTGGGGGCGATGTCGGCAGCGTCATCAGCGCTGCTCTATTCGACCAACTTCTTAAATATCGGAACGATGGGCGGTGTAAAAGTAACGGATTCTACACATACAATGCTTTCATCGCTGCTGCACAATCTTTCGGTGGCTTTGGCACAAGCGGTGACGATAATACACGTAAAAGGGAGATTGCTGCTTTCTTGGCTCAAACCTCTCACGAGACCACAG GAGGATGGGCAAGTGCACAAGATGGCCCATATGCATGGGGCTATTGCTTTATTACGGAAAACGAAAAGGCAGACAAATGTAAGCCTTCCAACGAATGGCCGTGCGCTGCCGGCAAACAATATTATGGCCGGGGACCCCTTCAACTAACTTG GAACTACAACTACGGGCAAGCGGGGAAAGCCATTGAAGCTGATCTGCTAAACAATCCGGATCTGGTAGCCACAGACGCAACCATATCATTCAAGACAGCCATATGGTTTTGGATGACCCCGCAGGCAAACAAGCCGTCGAGCCACGATGTCATCATCGGAAAATGGACACCGTCTGCTGCCGACACGTCAGCTGGTCGGGTTCCAGGCTATGGTGTCATTACCAACATAATCAACGGTGGGGAGGAATGTGGGAAGGGTCCTGTTGATAAAGCAGCCGATAGGATCGGGTTCTACAAAAGGTACTGTGACATCTTGGGAGTGAGCTACGGGGACAACTTGGACTGCAACAATCAGAAGCCTTTTGCCTAA
- the LOC133881877 gene encoding endochitinase 4-like, which translates to MKVYTLILFLAFLLGASAEQCGSQAGGAVCANGLCCSKFGWCGSTADYCGTDCHSQCNSGRTPAPPNPTPSPTPSGGGDIGNVISAALFDQLLKYRNDEQCKSNSSGFYAYNAFIAAAQSFGGFGTTGDDNTRKREIAAFLAQTSHETTGGWPSAPDGPYAWGYCFITENNKADYCTQSTEWPCFAGKQYYGRDPFNSLSNNYNYGQAGKAIGADLLINPDLVATDATISFKTAIWFWMTPQGNKPSCHDVNIGEWTPSAADTAAGRVPGYGVITNIINGRLECGKGTPDPKVADRIGFYKRYCDILKVSYGDNLDCNNQNPFD; encoded by the exons ATGAAGGTCTATACTTTGATTCTCTTTTTAGCTTTCTTGCTTGGAGCCTCAGCAGAACAGTGTGGAAGTCAGGCCGGCGGAGCTGTATGCGCAAATGGGCTATGTTGTAGCAAATTTGGGTGGTGTGGCAGCACAGCGGACTACTGTGGGACTGACTGCCATAGCCAATGTAACTCTGGCAGAACCCCTGCACCCCCTAACCCGACCCCGTCCCCAACTCCGAGCGGCGGCGGCGATATCGGCAACGTCATTAGTGCCGCTCTTTTCGACCAGCTGCTTAAATATCGAAACGATGAGCAATGTAAGAGTAACAGTAGCGGATTCTACGCATACAATGCTTTCATCGCTGCTGCACAATCTTTTGGGGGCTTTGGCACAACCGGTGACGATAATACACGTAAAAGGGAGATTGCTGCTTTCTTGGCTCAAACCTCTCACGAGACCACAG GAGGATGGCCAAGTGCACCAGATGGCCCATATGCATGGGGCTATTGCTTTATTACGGAAAACAACAAGGCAGACTATTGTACGCAGTCCACCGAATGGCCATGCTTTGCCGGCAAACAATATTATGGCCGGGACCCCTTCAACTCACTCAGTAA CAACTACAACTACGGGCAAGCAGGGAAAGCCATTGGAGCTGATCTGCTAATCAATCCAGATCTGGTAGCCACAGACGCAACCATATCATTCAAGACAGCCATATGGTTTTGGATGACCCCGCAGGGAAACAAGCCGTCTTGCCACGATGTAAACATCGGAGAATGGACACCATCGGCTGCCGACACGGCAGCTGGTCGGGTTCCAGGCTATGGTGTCATCACCAACATAATCAACGGTAGGCTGGAATGTGGGAAGGGTACTCCTGATCCTAAAGTGGCCGATAGGATCGGGTTCTACAAAAGGTACTGTGACATCTTGAAAGTAAGCTACGGGGACAACTTAGATTGCAACAATCAGAATCCTTTTGATTAA